The following are from one region of the Silene latifolia isolate original U9 population chromosome 9, ASM4854445v1, whole genome shotgun sequence genome:
- the LOC141601416 gene encoding uncharacterized protein LOC141601416, producing the protein MFADDLLMFCKGTAQSIMLLVRAFSTFSKTPGLSMNNSKSEVYFNGMTNKLKDDIIHVTGFVEGQMPFRYLGFPIQPGRISKRECHVLTEKILNKVRSLGARKLSYTGRLTLINLVLNTLYNCWANIFILPKNVIRRIEANEGGLGVKNAEIWNIVTVAKLVDWLYCKADRLWIKWVNQIYIKQQSWHDYRPAADVTWTWKNIFKVKEIMKPAYSDGKWIPDDRGYTVSRGYDWLRPHQTKPVWYETVWCSWNIPKYSLIFWLIRNNGINTREKLFRIGCCNSDSCCICEAALEIQEHLFFECGYSKLILGQIKDWCRLQISSTGGVSSTGSKVQKNVYALVLAASYYHVWT; encoded by the exons atgtttgcagatgatctgcTAATGTTTTGCAAAGGGACAGCTCAGTCAATTATGCTTCTTGTCAGAGCTTTCTCCACATTCTCAAAAACACCTGGACTGAGTATGAATAATAGTAAGTCTGAGGTGTATTTTAATGGCATGACAAATAAGCTGAAAGATGATATTATACATGTTACTGGCTTTGTGGAAGGCCAAATGCCATTCAGGTATCTTGGTTTTCCTATCCAGCCAGGGAGAATTTCTAAACGAGAATGTCATGTACTCACTGAGAAGATACTGAATAAAGTTAGGAGTCTAGGAGCCAGGAAACTTTCTTATACTGGCAGACTGACCCTGATCAATTTAGTTCTTAACACTTTGTACAACTGCTGGGCTAACATTTTTATTCTCCCAAAAAATGTGATAAGGAGAATTGAAGCT AATGAAGGAGGCCTTGGGGTGAAGAATGCTGAAATCTGGAACATTGTTACTGTGGCTAAGCTTGTGGACTGGTTATATTGTAAAGCTGATAGATTATGGATTAAGTGGGTAAATCAGATATATATAAAACAACAATCCTGGCACGACTATAGACCTGCTGCAGATGTTACATGGACTTGGAAAAATATTTTTAAAGTTAAGGAAATCATGAAGCCTGCTTACTCTGATGGAAAATGGATACCTGATGATCGGGGATATACTGTAAGTAGGGGATATGACTGGCTGAGACCTCACCAAACCAAACCTGTCTGGTATGAGACTGTATGGTGCAGCTGGAATATCCCTAAATATTCTCTGATCTTTTGGCTTATAAGGAATAATGGGATAAATACAAGAGAGAAGCTATTCAGGATTGGTTGCTGCAATTCTGATAGTTGCTGTATCTGTGAAGCTGCACTAGAAATTCAGGAACACCTGTTCTTTGAGTGTGGGTATAGCAAGCTTATTCTAGGGCAGATCAAGGACTGGTGCAGATTGCAAATCTCATCAACAGGGGGTGTAAGTTCTACAGGATCAAAAGTGCAAAAGAATGTTTATGCTCTTGTGTTGGCTGCTAGCTACTACCATGTTTGGACATAG